A stretch of the Medicago truncatula cultivar Jemalong A17 chromosome 5, MtrunA17r5.0-ANR, whole genome shotgun sequence genome encodes the following:
- the LOC11437909 gene encoding vacuolar-sorting receptor 1: MKFLWRLSVFMLVGFMLTGMSTARFVVEKNSLSVTSPDKIKGKHDSAIGNFGIPQYGGSMAGNVVYPKDNNKGCKDFDDSSSFKSKPGALPTILLLDRGSCFFALKVWNAQKAGASAVLVADDIEEPLITMDTPEEDVSSAKYIENITIPSALIGKTFGQKLKDAISGGDMVNVNLDWREAVPHPDDRVEYELWTNSNDECGVKCDMLIEFLKDFKGAAQILEKGGYTQFTPHYITWYCPHAFTLSKQCKSQCINHGRYCAPDPEQDFSTGYDGKDVVVENLRQLCVFKVAKETEKPWVWWDYVTDFQIRCPMKEKKYNKECGNAVIKSLGLDIAKIDKCMGDPDADTENSILKEEQDAQIGKGSRGDVTILPTLVVNNRQYRGKLEKGAVLKAICSGFEETTDPAVCLSNDVETNECLTNNGGCWQDKAANITACKDTFRGRVCECPLVDGVQFKGDGYTTCEVGGPGRCKINNGGCWHDARNGHAFSACLDDGGVKCQCPTGFKGDGVKNCEDIDECKEKKACQCPECSCKNTWGSYDCSCSGDLLYIKDHDTCISKTASQAKSTWAAFWVILIGLGMIAGGGFLVYKYRIRQYMDSEIRAIMAQYMPLDSQAEVPNHVNHQRA, from the exons ATGAAGTTTTTGTGGCGGTTGTCAGTGTTTATGTTAGTTGGGTTTATGTTGACTGGGATGTCAACGGCGAGATTCGTGGTAGAGAAGAACAGCTTGTCGGTGACTTCACCTGATAAAATCAAAGGAAAACATGACAGTGCGATTGGTAACTTTGGGATTCCTCAATATGGTGGTAGCATGGCTGGTAATGTTGTTTATCCTAAAGATAACAATAAGGGTTGTAAAGACTTTGATGATTCTTCATCTTTCAAATCCAAACCCGGTGCTCTTCCTACCATCCTTCTCCTTGATCGTGGAA GTTGTTTCTTTGCTTTGAAGGTTTGGAATGCTCAGAAGGCTGGAGCTTCTGCGGTACTCGTTGCCGATGATATTGAGGAGCCCTTGATTACTATGGACACACCCGAAGAGGATGTCTCATCTGCTAAATATATTGAGAATATTACAATACCCTCTGCTCTTATTGGAAAAACTTTTGGTCAGAAGTTGAAGGATGCCATTAGTGGTGGGGATATGGTCAATGTTAATCTTGACTGGAGAGAGGCTGTTCCTCATCCTGATGATCGTGTCGAGTATGAGTTGTGGACCAATAGTAATGATGAGTGTGGAGTTAAATGTGATATGTTGATTGAGTTTTTGAAGGATTTCAAGGGTGCAGCGCAGATCTTAGAGAAAGGAGGTTACACTCAGTTTACACCCCATTATATAACATGGTACTGTCCTCATGCGTTTACATTGAGTAAACAGTGCAAGTCCCAATGCATAAACCATGGAAGGTATTGCGCTCCGGATCCTGAGCAGGACTTCAGCACAGGCTATGATGGGAAAGACGTGGTTGTTGAAAATTTGAGGCAGCTATGTGTTTTCAAGGTGGCAAAAGAAACTGAAAAGCCTTGGGTGTGGTGGGACTATGTCACTGATTTTCAAATTAGATGCCCGATGAAGGAGAAAAAGTACAACAAGGAATGTGGGAATGCCGTCATTAAATCTCTTG GTCTTGACATCGCAAAGATTGACAAGTGCATGGGAGATCCTGATGCCGATACTGAAAATTCCATTTTGAAAGAAGAGCAAGATGCCCAA ATTGGGAAGGGATCACGCGGTGATGTTACCATATTGCCTACTCTTGTTGTCAATAACAGACAATATCGTGGTAAACTGGAGAAAGGTGCCGTTTTAAAGGCTATTTGTTCTGGATTTGAGGAAACTACTGACCCAGCTGTTTGTTTGAGCAATG ATGTGGAAACAAATGAGTGCTTGACAAACAACGGTGGTTGTTGGCAGGATAAAGCAGCTAATATCACTGCATGCAAG GATACATTCCGTGGGCGAGTATGTGAATGCCCCTTGGTTGATGGTGTGCAATTCAAAGGAGACGGTTATACAACTTGTGAAG TCGGTGGACCTGGGCGTTGCAAGATCAACAATGGAGGATGTTGGCATGATGCCCGGAACGGACATGCATTTTCTGCTTGTTTG GATGATGGAGGAGTTAAATGCCAGTGTCCTACAGGGTTTAAAGGTGATGGTGTAAAAAATTGTGAAG ACATTGATGAATGCAAAGAGAAGAAAGCTTGTCAGTGCCCTGAATGTAGCTGCAAAAACACTTGGGGCAGCTATGACTGCAGTTGTAGTGGAGATCTTCTGTATATCAAGGACCATGATACCTGTATAA GTAAAACTGCCAGTCAGGCAAAATCCACTTGGGCTGCTTTTTGGGTCATTTTGATTGGCTTGGGTATGATTGCTGGAGGGGGATTCCTCGTGTACAAATATAGAATCAGG